ATTAGCAAAGTTTATGGATCATGGTTAAGTGGTCGATCCTTGAGACATACTTATATTATCAATCCTGATGGGGTTTTAGTCGCTAAATTCTTGGGAGTGCGCCCGGCAATTCACAGCACTGAAGTTCTCGACACTTTAGACAAACTACAATTATCAAACTAATTCACTAGAAAAATTAATCTCGTAGGGGTTGAACAATGTTCAACCCACATACAATTAAAATCAATCCATACAAAGAAAAATTAAATAGAAACTTCGCTCAATTCACGGGTAATATGATCAAAAGGTTGATCCACAAAAGAAGTATCTTCCATTCCAGCATTAAAAGCCATATCCTTGATCATTTCCTTCATAATTTGTACACCGCGCACGGTAGGTGCGATCGGCACACAAAGAGAATTATAAGTTTCTCTTAATCCCTGCAAAACTCGCTCATCTAAAACGCTGGTATTACCTGCAATGAGGGCATAACTAGCATAACGCAAGTAATAATCCATATCTCTAAGACAAGCAGAGTAGCGACGAGTGGTGTAAGCATTACCTCCAGCGCGTATTAACTCAGGCACTTCCTCAAAAAGTTGTCGCCCCGCATTTTTTACCAACTCAGGGGAATTAGCATTGATTAAATTAGCTAATTTGATTCTTTCTGTGCCTGATTGGAAATAAGATTTTAAAGAATCTATGGCATCTCGATCCAGATAGCGCCCGGAGACGTCATAATTTTTGATTAAGCTAGTTACAGCATCCAGTAACATTTTTTTCTCCCAAAGATAATTTTATTTGACTATGTAATAAATATTTATTGGTTATTTTAATCTTGATATTGACCCCATTGCCAATGTCAGAGATTAATTTTTATCATAATTTGCTGTGATTATTGAAAAATCAAGATAACAACTTGATACTATTAAGCTAAATAGTGCTTTACAGCCAAACTATTATCTAATTTTTCGTATCTTTCCTGAAATAAAAGTATCAAATCTTTACAAAAACGAAAAAGGGCAAAGGTTAAAAGAGCAAAGGGCAAAGGTTAAAAGCGTAATTTATGAAAAATCACTATTTGGCTTAATTCTTTAATGTATAAGCATCACACCTGAAACCTGCAACCTGCAACCTGAAACCTGCCCTTATCAGGCATTCTTGCCTCAAATTGAGGCGGAAAAATCTAGCTTTGCCAAACTTTCTCCAAAATTTTATCGGTGGGAATGTCAGCAATGTTATCGCTGAGGGATTGAATCCCGACAAATTTAGTTTGATTGGTGGGTAATAATTTTTCGGCTTGAGTAGGACCAAATAGTGCAATAGTATAAGTACCTACCGCTACCGATAAGTGCATGGGCGCGCTATCTGTACACAACATCAAATTAGCGCCCGCAATAAATGCTGACAATTTGCCAATATCAGGAGGGCTAATGACTTTCAAATTATTACACAGTTGTAACATTTCGTTAGTCCATTCTTGGTCATCAGGACCATTAAGCAGAACAATGGGAAGATTAGGTTGTTTTCGTTGTATATCTTCCACAATTCTCTGCCATTTTGGCACGGGGTAAATCTTATTAAGCCCTTTGGTTTTGGCGAGGGTACTAGAACCACCATGAATTAAAATATAACCACGACCTTTAATATCTAAGCTCTGTTGTTGTGATTCTGCCCAGCTTATATCTTCTTTGGGTACGTTAATGGATAAATCGGGGCATGGGGTATGAATATCTAAACCTGTCACCAAATCATGGTACATATATCCAGCATATTGATTCATATTCAATGGCACAGGATTACTAATAAACCAAGATTTGGGGCTTTTATAGCCCACACGGGTAGGGATACCATTTAACCATAGTAAAAAACCCACTGCCCAACTACGACCTAAACTAACGGCAACTTCATATTCTCGATCTCGAATCATCCCTAAAAGATTGAGGTAATCTGCCAAGCCGTTACGATCTTTATAGTCAAATAGTAACACTTCTTTAACGTGCTGACAGACTCGATAGGCGTTTTTGGAACGAGGCTCAACAATAACATCAATAACGGCTTGAGGGTATTTTTCTTTGAGGGTTTTCAGGGTGGGGAAGAATAAAATTTGGTCTCCAATTCCCCCCGGTATTAGGGCTAAAATCCGCATGGTAATAATTTTAAGTTAATATTTATATCAGCTTAATTTTAAGGGATTAATTGACTCTAGCCATTATTTTTTTTCAAACCTTCATGATTGATGATTAAAAACGGCGGCGCGCGCCACCTTTCTTTTACTCCCCTATCCCTTCCTCCCTTTGAGAAGCAGGATTTTTGCAAAGTCTAATTTTAATAACCTTTTTAAAAATCTCATTTTTATTTCTTATTTTATCATTTTATTTTTTAATTACATTACTTCTTTTTTTCTTTTCTTATTTTATCATTTTATTTTTTAATTACATTACTTCTTTTTTTCTTTTCTTATTTTATCATTTTATTTTTTAATTACATTACTTCTTTTTTTCTTTTCTTATTTTTAGCAATATTAATCTCTGTATATCTTGTTTTAACTTCGTCATAGACTTTTTTCTTCAG
This sequence is a window from Cyanobacterium sp. T60_A2020_053. Protein-coding genes within it:
- the apcB gene encoding allophycocyanin subunit beta; protein product: MLLDAVTSLIKNYDVSGRYLDRDAIDSLKSYFQSGTERIKLANLINANSPELVKNAGRQLFEEVPELIRAGGNAYTTRRYSACLRDMDYYLRYASYALIAGNTSVLDERVLQGLRETYNSLCVPIAPTVRGVQIMKEMIKDMAFNAGMEDTSFVDQPFDHITRELSEVSI
- a CDS encoding glycosyltransferase family 9 protein, whose protein sequence is MRILALIPGGIGDQILFFPTLKTLKEKYPQAVIDVIVEPRSKNAYRVCQHVKEVLLFDYKDRNGLADYLNLLGMIRDREYEVAVSLGRSWAVGFLLWLNGIPTRVGYKSPKSWFISNPVPLNMNQYAGYMYHDLVTGLDIHTPCPDLSINVPKEDISWAESQQQSLDIKGRGYILIHGGSSTLAKTKGLNKIYPVPKWQRIVEDIQRKQPNLPIVLLNGPDDQEWTNEMLQLCNNLKVISPPDIGKLSAFIAGANLMLCTDSAPMHLSVAVGTYTIALFGPTQAEKLLPTNQTKFVGIQSLSDNIADIPTDKILEKVWQS